The genomic window ccttgggcctataattttaaccatgccccacatagcagtcaatatttgtatactgaacATTGTTGCAAaggcaataccgtaaaaccccgtctacaagcatatatagtgttttttataaaagcttaattaattcgaagcaagcgttaatacaccaatacaatagatcggtcttaaaataatacttgtttgtatatgcttgaatccttaatttattttctcaaactccataatggcgactggattaatgtagctttcatcagaagcacactatatgcttgtagacggggttttacggtagccAAAAGACTGCAAGCGAATTAAGGTACCAgctattttcacccctgtataccctagaaacaaagataaatatgtcaaaattaaaaagtgatCTAAGGCCTTGGGAAGGAAGAAAATCAAATGTTGcattttggctgaaaatttgACTGTTATAGATAACATGgcactagttctcttgtttgaGAATGCTTTGGgtacaaatcaatagagcatccaatggagcaaactgcaatttTTGAACATGAATGAGAattttggatcattgtgtctaTATTTCTTGAAGGATTTCAACAAAAATGAGGTCTTAAAATCCAAGATAATTTCCAGTTATGAcctatctgtctttgtttaggataataTACAGTGGTGAAAATAACTGACACTAAATTCTTTTGCAGTCTGTATACAAATACATGCACATCTATTATAGATACAAATCTATTACAAAATTGAACTTTCAAAGGAGTAAAACAATTTTGTAATTTCTTATGCCTGTTTGTGAGCAGTGGGTTTTTAAGGGTCAGATAGGTAACTACAAATACACTATTAAATGTCTTAGCCAGATTCAGTATTTGTACACATATGTGCTTTTATTATGTCGCCTTCAAGTAAGTTACAGAAAGTACAATGATTTACACTCTAAGCTAAGATTTTAAGAAATTACTAGTTCGACAATAAATATGACTTATCTGTACTGAACCTTCTTATCATAATACATGTAcctgtttcattttatttgtataattatgttatacGCAGCTTATATCAAGTGTATCATTTGACACATTACGACATATATGCTTCATTGTATTGCTTTGTTAGTAAATACTAGTACATTAATTTGTATATCATATCAATTATTGACTACttcaggtcaatgttcatatcTGCATGTACATATCTATAACAAATATCTCAATCTAAAGTTAAAATGAGAATAGCTGTAGAATTACATGACCATGTGAGATTTTAAGCACTCTAAATGTACTTTTATAATGATAATGTAAATTCCTGCGTGGCGATTTCAAGATGTATTTGCAATTGAATCTATGCCATACCGAGTTTTTATCTATGACCCCATTTACACAGAGCCTAAAGTCGGCGTAGGTCAAATTTGAACTCGACTTTGTTTGTGTGTACACAGTAAGAACCCACCCAAAATAAGCGCAATCCCAAAATGAGTTTGTTATCACcttgggcggttaatggaatgaatacgacCGGTACaatatgatattttcaaattagCTTCTTGAAGTGCAAAAagttccacttttacagtacactTCCaagcaacataattatgtacaactcCAGAGGATAATTTAGCATCCCAAAACCATTGCGAAAGTGTTAATCACCAGGGTTTAACTGTCATTTGAGCTTGCAAATCCCATTATATTATATTGAAAagatgttggattttgcagtgacaGATTCGATTCGGTGTGTTTACGCTGTTACATCACCAGCTTATGGGGGAAATTGCCCTTCCATGTGTGTGCATCAAGGGATTAGGCTAGCTTGCacaattcgaatctgccactgtgaaatccaacatggcattactctcaacttgagacaagactaTAGTCAGCTCTTCTTATAGAGAATACATGTACTTTACACTATTCTGTTTTGCGAAGTTTTTTTAAGCATTACATTAAATTGTAGTCCTCACGTATACGCACGCGATGTTAAGCATGTAGATAGGATCATGTGCAAAATGATACACGCTGGACAGTTAGcagtacacttaatttgtaaACAAAACTTGGCAAAACATTTTATCTATGGATTATATTCATTTTCTTGTAGACTGACGTTACCATAGTGAAATTTCagtttacaaaattgttttaaagtGGATGTTGGTAAGcatttaaatcatcctctggtgcaACTCTACATGTAATCCATTATACATGTAGTTCTATAGTCATATAATGAAGCATAAATATTACCTTGTACATTGTATCTTATGAGTTCAACAGTTGATACCTATAACAAATAAAGTATTCTGAAATAAACTCAATTCAATTCCATAAGAACTCACTTactcatgtataggcctataatagtctTAATCAAAAATTCCAAATGAATATGTACACAGCGTTTTTGGTGTAATAAAACTATTTACAGTGCATTCAAAAGTATTATTGTCTTCACTCAGTCTTTCTTTTATTATTGTTCATAAAGCAAGAAaccagaaaaagttgcaaatttgaggtctttaGTTTTGACATCAGCATCTTTGGCACATTTCAACCAAACTTGGTCATTCTTCTTCAGCTGCAACACAGCCATATGGCTGACCTGATCCCCCACCTTACTGCCTCCATTATTTTCATACAAAGATGCATCAACAAGAACATCATCTTGGATCAGCGAAACGACATCCTTATCTCCGTAATTTGTGTTGCTGAAGAAGAACACATACACTCCTGGAATCGGGCAACTAAACTTGCCATTGTTACTATCAAATCCATCGCATTCATTGGAGATGacctggtcaaaggtcatgaccTGGTCCTCTAAGTCCGATTCAAATTGAGTTTGTGCAACAGTGAAGGACACATGTCCAGTTTCATAGAATTTAGCTTTCTTGTCTTGATTTGAATTCATGTCAAGATATTGTAAGACACCAGAGCCTTGTTTGTCACAAACTTTTTTCTCCTGATCATATTTCTCTACTTTCTTTGTGATAGCATCGTGCAGGTCAAGGAGATATTCAATGACATCCAAGGAACGAAAAACTATATGGAATAtacctgaaaaacaaaaacaaacagaaacaaattGAATTAGTACTGAATCAAagttaaattaaaatcaaattacagcaacagttaaaaacaaaccaaaagtcTAATGAAGCTAATTGTAAacataaatatttttgtttcagAGGTCGCCCACTCATTTCCTATCTGTGGAGGGTCAAACAATAAAAAGGTGAAGGTGTGTGGAATTACTTACAGCCTCAACCACCcctcccacccacacacacacccatcccTGTTTGTGTTTGCCATTAACCGTGGACATTGTGTATTTCTATCAAGACGAGGATGTTTGAATCAACATTTAATCGACAAACCAAGGAccaaaatgatgattttttttgtgtatatAGGTATGTATGATACACAGTACGAAATGCGCCTACCAACTGAGTTCGCTATATTTAATGCACAATAGCGGACATATCTCTAAAATGAATTTGGCATGCAATTGCGACCTACTGCAGACCTCCGCGAATGTGAAGTGAGGACAGTGATCATTTGCAGGTAAGTCCATAGTTTAAATGTGTCCTCGTTTGCAGCCAACCACCGACGCACCTCTTCTTGTAAAACATGACTGTATATTGGTaacattgtgtgtgtgtgtgtgcatgtgtGGGACTATGATATGTCGCTATGCATGTGTGGAAATGTCCCCACTTTGCCAAGGGAAATCATGTGTGTGTATCCCCAGTTTATGGAATcagatatgtgatgtgatcaatcaaaatcagtcagaacgcggaaatattaaattttcagtttcttacaggattaTAATGTaaatcatttacaaagctgcattttgcagaaaaccccattgaaattgaacaaccagttccaaatgatatgagcaattaaagatttctaaaacaacaggaaacaaaaggaaatatttcctctgTTCGGCTATATCTCATACATGCATACATACATTAATttcttataaggcgcaatatccGGTTTGATCAAGGCaccaatatttccgagttccagctgattttgcttgatcgcatcacatatgtgtattTGTCCGATTCTGTACTATGCAATAGGGGATCTCACCCCCAATATGTCTAACTAATGCCTTTAACGCCCTCTTGGGGGGTTATATAGCCCATTAGCATAGTAAGAAAATTGGGGATATACCTGTTTGCAGGCATATTCCCAGTTTATCAGGATGGGACAGAAAATGTATCCCTGTTTCATACGTTTCACAAATACACATACACTCTACTCCTCATTAAAATGCAGATTTTAGCTCCTATTTTTCTGATAACTCATAATCTCACTGAAATTTTAGGCCTGCAATATGTTTTGTTCCTTGGGTTTGTTACTGTAAGAGGTACAGCTTTGTACATGTATGAAACATGCTTTGTAACATGGTAGTTTGGTGGTTGGTACTGTTCTACATGTATGATACACATTATTTCTAGAATTCAAACTGCTGGAGCAATTTAACAGTCACCATGATAATATCCAAAGATATGTTTTTTGCTTGCATAACAAGCCATTATGTCATGGCCTAAAACTTTGAACTTACAGGAAATTCTCTGAATTTAGTCCACTCCAAAGATGACCTAATTAAGATATTATCAATAGCTCAATTAGGGAACAAGCCAAACGACTGATGCAGTCATATTACAAGCTTTGTTTTATAGCTGACCACATCCCTACTGTAACAAAACCGAAATATTTCCAAAAATGAAGAAAgtatcaaacaaataaaaaaccttccctaatttCACATCTCTACTTTATGAAAACCTTACTcgtaactgattttttttttatgttgtcaagaaaaaattggggcaaaaagtggtgtttttttttggtgattttttaaaaactgaacattttggTTTCAATATTCATTTCAActcattttctttccaaaaatgtatagttttatatactttggacttaCACTTCAGAATTAATGAAGTTGGAAGAGGTCCATGTTCCCTCCAAATCTCTGTCCTTAATAGCATGCATAGGGAAAATGTAATTGACATATTACACTCCCTCCTTCTCTAACAAAAAAACTAGTTTCATTCATAGGACTTcgtcaatcttttggtttgttccataggcgtagatcctagtggatggggggggataaatccccccaatattttgccagggggatggtccatacaatcaccccccaatgttgatgcctgaatacaggtttctgaccaaattaatctcatatttgcccACTTCAGTGCACATTTTTGCGTGCTTCAcatgcatttgtaccataaccttattctgtcgccaaaaggtgctggattcaatacttcaagaaatgtaCATGTAAAAACATCATAATTGTGTACCCCTTTATGTAAACTAACTTTTCAAATTATTCAAGTTACACGAAAGGTAACACAGTGCACTAGCCATATCACTCATTAGACCCATAGCAGATTCATGGGCAGGACCTGACCCCCTTAAAAGAGAGATGTAATTTTGCTTTACACACATGTACATAGAAAACCATATTTGCAAAACTTTGAGAACCCAACACTTGAACACACCGGTCACCGGCcatcaggcctgtagccagggggTGCAGTGCATTCCCCAagtgccaaaggcccaaaaagtccccttttatgacccaaaaagtcccatttgtgagcgtagcgagcgagAAAATAGagggtttttatgcctttttggtccaaaaatgtccaaatccgcaacccagtccaaaaaggtcaacattttgaaaaaaaggtccactttttcaaaatcagcacccccaaataaatcctggctacgggcctgctggCCAACACATCAAATAATGTTCACTTCCAAAACAATATAATTCATTTTCAGTACAATTAAATAAAAGAGAAATCAGATAACATACCTTTTATCATTCCTGTTTTCACTAAAGCATATATCCATGCATACATAGTGAAAGGGAACATTAATCCTGTCTTGATTAAAGCCATTCTCAACAATGTTGTCAATGTCTTGCAAGAAAATGATGGTTCACTCCTGGCTGGCAGGTCGATTTAAATAGTGATGTCCTTTGTGGAATCCTTTCCACCTTTGAGTTAGCGATACACATGTAAATTCTTCATAATGCTAACAAAATTGTAACATACATGAATGTACTTCTAAAGTGTTAGTGCAGATCTTCACCAGAAAACAAGTGGCAAAGTTTACTACTTGTTGGAGTCATTTACTGATGACAAATGATGAATGACATGTTATGACAGCGTAGGAAACCTTAGGCTATCTAGGGACCTTGATGGTGTACAGCCAACCAGCATGCAGAAAacgtgactgactgactgactttaAAGAATTTCTTCCCTTGTGTGTAACAAAATAAAAGTTCAGTGTCTTTTGTTTTAATTACGATGACGGTAAAACATAGATCATGAAAGCATTCACtcaataatcatgatattaaaataTTGAGTCCCGGCAACAAGTACATGCAGCAAAAATACACAGTAGCTGACACATTGATGAATTGAACCTACTGAAGATGATAAACCTTGTAGAAAACTATTATTATAACTGATGACCGAAGATGAAACTgatgaagtttgaaattaatCAAACTCAGATAGATGTAACATTTATTAGATGTTGAGTAGTTGCAAGCTTAGATGCGATTGAAGAAGGGCTGCATGCCACAAACGCAATGTTCAGCCCATTTCCTGCACATTTATCAACAATGCTAACGAGATTAGtaataaaactttctcatgaatattcatatttctcAACTTCAAGTGTACTTCCTCACACACTCCCTGGTACATTGTATCTGCATAATTGAATGTCAATTGACTTGTCTACCAATTGACAAACCAATTAACTTAAAACATCAAAGGCTGCAATTGACATTAGTCCTaattaaggcccttcacaattgattcttagtttcctgtttcattgtTGGAAACAAGgaatgaggcgacttttaattattaattatctattattttctttattttaaaacaagttgtcgcaacctacatcaacccgttttgactaggaacatgcattgaattattttacaattatgtttgattttatacataagtaatggtacatttatgttctttgtttgttcatcattatagttgatatgatcaaagtctgAAAGTAGGAAATGGGATTCATTAAAAGTtactttaaaagagaaaatccaaaatataaataaaataataaaatattttgcaattctccactttggacgcgggcgggaaacaggaaaggGCCTAAACAATACACACTTGAAATTGATTTAACTTAGAGCATCAAAAGTTGAAATTACTCAACTTGACAATCAAAAGAGCCTACATaaggcccccccaaaaaaaaaattgttgtgttgtccTCAATCAACCGACctgaaatcctgaaaaatcagggtcgctatttttttgaatgatgatttttacagatttgtttaaaaaaatcaatgt from Amphiura filiformis chromosome 5, Afil_fr2py, whole genome shotgun sequence includes these protein-coding regions:
- the LOC140153218 gene encoding caprin-2-like, whose product is MALIKTGLMFPFTMYAWIYALVKTGMIKGIFHIVFRSLDVIEYLLDLHDAITKKVEKYDQEKKVCDKQGSGVLQYLDMNSNQDKKAKFYETGHVSFTVAQTQFESDLEDQVMTFDQVISNECDGFDSNNGKFSCPIPGVYVFFFSNTNYGDKDVVSLIQDDVLVDASLYENNGGSKVGDQVSHMAVLQLKKNDQVWLKCAKDADVKTKDLKFATFSGFLLYEQ